The Manis javanica isolate MJ-LG chromosome 4, MJ_LKY, whole genome shotgun sequence genome contains a region encoding:
- the SOST gene encoding sclerostin yields the protein MRSALPQPVLIGWHEAEGALKRQMCPGWGLEPVLLKAGCPPPAGTMQLSLALCLVCLLVHAAFCVVEGQGWQAFKNDATEIIPELSEYPEPLPELENNKTMNRAENGGRPPHHPFETKDVSEYSCRELHFTRYVTDGQCRSAKPVTELVCSGQCGPARLLPNAISRGKWWRPSGPDFRCIPDRYRAQRVQLLCPGAAPRARKVRLVASCKCKRLTRSHNQSELKDFGPEGTRPQKGRKPRPRARGAKANQAELENAY from the exons ATGCGAtcagccctgccccagcctgtCCTCATTGGCTGGCATGAAGCAGAGGGGGCTTTAAAAAGGCAAATGTGTCCAGGCTGGGGACTGGAGCCTGTGCTACTCAAGGCTGGGTGCCCTCCTCCAGCTGGCACCATGCAGCTTTCCCTTGCCTTGTGTCTCGTCTGCCTGCTGGTACATGCAGCCTTCTGTGTGGTGGAGGGCCAGGGATGGCAGGCCTTCAAGAATGATGCCACGGAAATCATCCCTGAGCTGAGCGAGTACCCGGAGCCTCTGCCAGAGCTGGAGAACAACAAGACCATGAACCGAGCAGAGAATGGAGGgaggcctcctcaccaccctTTTGAAACCAAAG ACGTGTCCGAGTACAGCTGCCGCGAGCTGCACTTCACCCGCTACGTGACCGACGGGCAGTGCCGCAGCGCCAAGCCGGTCACCGAGCTAGTGTGCTCAGGCCAGTGCGGCCCGGCGCGCCTGCTACCCAACGCCATCAGCCGCGGCAAGTGGTGGCGCCCGAGCGGGCCCGACTTCCGCTGCATCCCCGACCGTTACCGCGCGCAGCGAGTGCAGCTGCTGTGCCCAGGCGCGGCGCCGCGTGCGCGCAAGGTGCGCTTGGTGGCCTCGTGCAAGTGCAAACGCCTCACCCGCTCCCACAACCAGTCTGAGCTCAAGGACTTTGGGCCCGAGGGCACACGGCCGCAGAAGGGCCGGAAGCCGCGGCCCCGCGCCCGGGGCGCCAAAGCCAACCAGGCAGAGCTAGAGAACGCCTATTAG